A single Gambusia affinis linkage group LG22, SWU_Gaff_1.0, whole genome shotgun sequence DNA region contains:
- the capn3b gene encoding calpain-3b isoform X1 yields MEDGNHPEKKLVVEKTKVKVLHDTEASLEADGNVDYGITGANSIYSAILSRNEAVKDAKRLKTFLELRDKYVTKQVLFEDPLFPANDSSLFYSQMPKMKFEWKRPSEICEDPQFIVDGANRTDICQGTLGDCWLLAAIACLTLNEKLLYRVIPPDQSFTENYAGIFHFQFWRYGEWIDVVVDDRIPTCDNQLVFTKSFRKNEFWSALLEKAYAKLHGSYEALKGGNTLEAMEDFTGGVTEFFELSEAPADLFTIMRKALERGSLMGSSIDVSSANEMESRTDQGLVRGHAYSIISLEECDEVSKDSRIRLIRLRNPWGFVLWKGCWSAKSDEWLTISTADRENLKKQTVETSEFWMSFDEFKKTFTKLEMCNLTPDGLQDDVRMTWTVSVNEGRWVRGSSAGGCRNFPDTFWTNPQYRLQLYEEDDDPEDGEVACTVVVALMQKGRRMQRHKGAKFLTIGFSIYKVPEKMQGQNQHLQKDFFLYTASTAKCKSYINLREVSERFRLPPGEYAIIPTTFEPHEEGEFILRVFSEKQSTSEEVGSTIERDQIEQDKKKKKKPIVFVSDIAHANKEIEHDGIQGEKRKKPKKKLLQAEEETEEEKKFRAIYKQIAGEDMEICANELKTVMKNVLSKHSEIKTEGFSLETCRSMIALMDTDGSGKLNLQEFKHLWKKIKAWQLIFKQYNQNKSCSISSFEMRNAVNDAGFHLNKQLYDIIAMRYADEHLNIDFDSYICCFVRLEGMFRAFNAFDKDGDGIIKLNVLEWLQLTMYS; encoded by the exons ACCATCCAGAGAAGAAACTTGTGGTTGAAAAGACTAAGGTGAAAGTGCTTCATGACACTGAGGCGTCACTGGAGGCTGATGGCAATGTGGACTACGGGATCACAGGAGCAAACTCCATCTACTCTGCCATCCTCAGCAGAAACGAGGCAGTCAAAGATGCAAAGCGCCTGAAGACCTTTTTGGAGCTGAGGGATAAATATGTGACAAAGCAAGTTCTTTTTGAGGACCCTCTCTTCCCTGCAAACGACTCCTCACTTTTTTACAGCCAGATGCCCAAAATGAAGTTTGAGTGGAAACGTCCCTCA GAAATCTGTGAAGATCCCCAGTTCATCGTTGATGGAGCCAACAGAACCGACATCTGCCAAGGAACTCTGG GAGACTGCTGGCTGCTCGCCGCCATTGCCTGTCTGACTCTGAACGAGAAGCTGCTGTACAGAGTGATTCCTCCAGATCAGAGCTTCACTGAGAATTACGCCGGAATCTTCCACTTTCAG TTCTGGCGTTATGGTGAGTGGATCGATGTGGTTGTGGATGACCGCATCCCCACCTGCGACAACCAGCTGGTTTTCACCAAATCTTTCAGAAAGAACGAATTCTGGAGCGCTTTGTTGGAAAAAGCGTATGCCAA GTTGCATGGATCTTATGAGGCACTGAAAGGGGGAAACACTTTGGAAGCCATGGAGGATTTCACAGGTGGAGTCACTGAGTTTTTTGAGCTGTCCGAGGCACCTGCTGATCTCTTCACCATCATGAGGAAGGCGCTGGAGAGGGGCTCACTGATGGGCAGCTCCATAGAT GTTTCCTCCGCCAATGAAATGGAGTCCCGGACTGACCAAGGGCTGGTCAGGGGTCACGCCTACTCCATCATCAGCCTGGAAGAG TGTGACGAAGTCTCAAAGGACTCCAGAATCCGCCTGATTCGTCTACGCAATCCATGGGGATTTGTGCTCTGGAAGGGTTGCTGGAGTGCTAA GTCAGATGAGTGGTTGACTATTTCTACTGCAGACAGGGAGAATTTGAAAAAACAGACGGTGGAGACAAGTGAGTTCTG GATGTCCTTTGATGAGTTCAAGAAGACTTTCACCAAACTTGAGATGTGTAACCTCACCCCCGACGGACTGCAGGATGACGTACGGATGACCTGGACGGTTTCGGTCAATGAAGGTCGCTGGGTGAGAGGCAGCTCTGCTGGTGGCTGCAGGAACTTCCCAG ACACATTTTGGACAAACCCTCAGTATCGGCTTCAGCTCTATGAGGAGGACGACGACCCAGAGGACGGGGAGGTGGCCTGCACTGTTGTTGTAGCCCTGATGCAAAAGGGTCGGAGGATGCAGCGCCATAAAGGAGCAAAATTCCTTACCATTGGATTTTCTATCTACAAG GTGCCAGAGAAG atGCAAGGCCAGAATCAACATCTGCAGAAGGACTTCTTCCTCTACACGGCCTCCACAGCTAAATGCAAGAGTTACATCAACCTGCGGGAGGTGTCGGAGCGCTTCCGACTGCCTCCGGGAGAGTATGCCATCATCCCCACGACCTTTGAACCCCATGAGGAGGGAGAGTTCATCCTCAGGGTCTTCTCTGAGAAGCAGAGCACATCTGA gGAAGTAGGGAGCACCATTGAACGTGATCAAATAGAG caagacaagaaaaagaaaaagaag CCTATTGTATTTGTATCAGACATAGCTCACGCCAACAAAGAAATTGAGCACGACGGCATTCAGggggaaaagaggaagaaaccAAAG AAGAAGCTGCTGCAAGCCGAGGAAGAGACTgaggaagagaaaaagttcAGAGCCATTTACAAACAGATTGCAGGCGAG GACATGGAGATCTGTGCAAATGAACTCAAGACGGTCATGAAGAACGTTCTTTCTAAAC aTAGTGAGATAAAGACAGAAGGCTTCAGTCTTGAGACGTGTCGAAGCATGATCGCCTTAATGGAT ACTGATGGATCGGGCAAACTGAATCTCCAGGAATTCAAACACTTGtggaaaaagataaaagcaTGGCAG ctcatCTTCAAACAGTACAATCAAAACAAGTCCTGCTCCATCAGCAGCTTTGAGATGAGGAACGCTGTCAATGATGCAG GGTTTCACCTCAACAAACAGTTGTACGACATCATAGCCATGCGATACGCAGATGAACACCTCAACATTGACTTTGACAGCTACATCTGCTGTTTTGTGAGACTGGAGGGGATGTTCA gggCCTTTAACGCCTTCGATAAAGACGGAGATGgaataattaaactaaatgtcCTGGAG tgGCTTCAGCTGACGATGTATTCCTAG
- the capn3b gene encoding calpain-3b isoform X2, with protein sequence MEDGNHPEKKLVVEKTKVKVLHDTEASLEADGNVDYGITGANSIYSAILSRNEAVKDAKRLKTFLELRDKYVTKQVLFEDPLFPANDSSLFYSQMPKMKFEWKRPSEICEDPQFIVDGANRTDICQGTLGDCWLLAAIACLTLNEKLLYRVIPPDQSFTENYAGIFHFQFWRYGEWIDVVVDDRIPTCDNQLVFTKSFRKNEFWSALLEKAYAKLHGSYEALKGGNTLEAMEDFTGGVTEFFELSEAPADLFTIMRKALERGSLMGSSIDVSSANEMESRTDQGLVRGHAYSIISLEECDEVSKDSRIRLIRLRNPWGFVLWKGCWSAKSDEWLTISTADRENLKKQTVETSEFWMSFDEFKKTFTKLEMCNLTPDGLQDDVRMTWTVSVNEGRWVRGSSAGGCRNFPDTFWTNPQYRLQLYEEDDDPEDGEVACTVVVALMQKGRRMQRHKGAKFLTIGFSIYKVPEKMQGQNQHLQKDFFLYTASTAKCKSYINLREVSERFRLPPGEYAIIPTTFEPHEEGEFILRVFSEKQSTSEEVGSTIERDQIEQDKKKKKKPIVFVSDIAHANKEIEHDGIQGEKRKKPKKLLQAEEETEEEKKFRAIYKQIAGEDMEICANELKTVMKNVLSKHSEIKTEGFSLETCRSMIALMDTDGSGKLNLQEFKHLWKKIKAWQLIFKQYNQNKSCSISSFEMRNAVNDAGFHLNKQLYDIIAMRYADEHLNIDFDSYICCFVRLEGMFRAFNAFDKDGDGIIKLNVLEWLQLTMYS encoded by the exons ACCATCCAGAGAAGAAACTTGTGGTTGAAAAGACTAAGGTGAAAGTGCTTCATGACACTGAGGCGTCACTGGAGGCTGATGGCAATGTGGACTACGGGATCACAGGAGCAAACTCCATCTACTCTGCCATCCTCAGCAGAAACGAGGCAGTCAAAGATGCAAAGCGCCTGAAGACCTTTTTGGAGCTGAGGGATAAATATGTGACAAAGCAAGTTCTTTTTGAGGACCCTCTCTTCCCTGCAAACGACTCCTCACTTTTTTACAGCCAGATGCCCAAAATGAAGTTTGAGTGGAAACGTCCCTCA GAAATCTGTGAAGATCCCCAGTTCATCGTTGATGGAGCCAACAGAACCGACATCTGCCAAGGAACTCTGG GAGACTGCTGGCTGCTCGCCGCCATTGCCTGTCTGACTCTGAACGAGAAGCTGCTGTACAGAGTGATTCCTCCAGATCAGAGCTTCACTGAGAATTACGCCGGAATCTTCCACTTTCAG TTCTGGCGTTATGGTGAGTGGATCGATGTGGTTGTGGATGACCGCATCCCCACCTGCGACAACCAGCTGGTTTTCACCAAATCTTTCAGAAAGAACGAATTCTGGAGCGCTTTGTTGGAAAAAGCGTATGCCAA GTTGCATGGATCTTATGAGGCACTGAAAGGGGGAAACACTTTGGAAGCCATGGAGGATTTCACAGGTGGAGTCACTGAGTTTTTTGAGCTGTCCGAGGCACCTGCTGATCTCTTCACCATCATGAGGAAGGCGCTGGAGAGGGGCTCACTGATGGGCAGCTCCATAGAT GTTTCCTCCGCCAATGAAATGGAGTCCCGGACTGACCAAGGGCTGGTCAGGGGTCACGCCTACTCCATCATCAGCCTGGAAGAG TGTGACGAAGTCTCAAAGGACTCCAGAATCCGCCTGATTCGTCTACGCAATCCATGGGGATTTGTGCTCTGGAAGGGTTGCTGGAGTGCTAA GTCAGATGAGTGGTTGACTATTTCTACTGCAGACAGGGAGAATTTGAAAAAACAGACGGTGGAGACAAGTGAGTTCTG GATGTCCTTTGATGAGTTCAAGAAGACTTTCACCAAACTTGAGATGTGTAACCTCACCCCCGACGGACTGCAGGATGACGTACGGATGACCTGGACGGTTTCGGTCAATGAAGGTCGCTGGGTGAGAGGCAGCTCTGCTGGTGGCTGCAGGAACTTCCCAG ACACATTTTGGACAAACCCTCAGTATCGGCTTCAGCTCTATGAGGAGGACGACGACCCAGAGGACGGGGAGGTGGCCTGCACTGTTGTTGTAGCCCTGATGCAAAAGGGTCGGAGGATGCAGCGCCATAAAGGAGCAAAATTCCTTACCATTGGATTTTCTATCTACAAG GTGCCAGAGAAG atGCAAGGCCAGAATCAACATCTGCAGAAGGACTTCTTCCTCTACACGGCCTCCACAGCTAAATGCAAGAGTTACATCAACCTGCGGGAGGTGTCGGAGCGCTTCCGACTGCCTCCGGGAGAGTATGCCATCATCCCCACGACCTTTGAACCCCATGAGGAGGGAGAGTTCATCCTCAGGGTCTTCTCTGAGAAGCAGAGCACATCTGA gGAAGTAGGGAGCACCATTGAACGTGATCAAATAGAG caagacaagaaaaagaaaaagaag CCTATTGTATTTGTATCAGACATAGCTCACGCCAACAAAGAAATTGAGCACGACGGCATTCAGggggaaaagaggaagaaaccAAAG AAGCTGCTGCAAGCCGAGGAAGAGACTgaggaagagaaaaagttcAGAGCCATTTACAAACAGATTGCAGGCGAG GACATGGAGATCTGTGCAAATGAACTCAAGACGGTCATGAAGAACGTTCTTTCTAAAC aTAGTGAGATAAAGACAGAAGGCTTCAGTCTTGAGACGTGTCGAAGCATGATCGCCTTAATGGAT ACTGATGGATCGGGCAAACTGAATCTCCAGGAATTCAAACACTTGtggaaaaagataaaagcaTGGCAG ctcatCTTCAAACAGTACAATCAAAACAAGTCCTGCTCCATCAGCAGCTTTGAGATGAGGAACGCTGTCAATGATGCAG GGTTTCACCTCAACAAACAGTTGTACGACATCATAGCCATGCGATACGCAGATGAACACCTCAACATTGACTTTGACAGCTACATCTGCTGTTTTGTGAGACTGGAGGGGATGTTCA gggCCTTTAACGCCTTCGATAAAGACGGAGATGgaataattaaactaaatgtcCTGGAG tgGCTTCAGCTGACGATGTATTCCTAG